A genomic region of Candidatus Hydrogenedentota bacterium contains the following coding sequences:
- a CDS encoding tyrosine recombinase XerC encodes MDHLRVERNYSRHTLRAYENDLVQFCDFLVNGPAALRREDGEPRPPASLDVLRGADKIAVRAFLAHVQTAGGTARTAARKLAAVRAACKYFVRAGRMESNPAQGVKSPRLARGLPDVLTIPEVTALVEAPDLSEPAGLRDRAILETLYSSGLRAAELAGLRLEHVDLGQAMLRVLGKRSKERLVPLGSMAVAAVRDYLSVRNSFHQPAHGMVFVNARGGPLTTRSVQRIVERYVRMVIPARTEVSPHTLRHTFATHMLDAGADLRVVQELLGHESLSSTQIYTHVSMERLRQVYRGAHPHA; translated from the coding sequence ATGGACCACCTCCGGGTGGAGCGGAATTACTCCCGGCACACCCTCCGGGCCTACGAGAACGACCTGGTCCAGTTCTGCGACTTCCTGGTCAACGGCCCCGCCGCCCTGCGCCGGGAGGACGGCGAACCGCGCCCGCCCGCCTCGCTTGACGTGCTCCGGGGGGCCGACAAAATCGCCGTGCGCGCCTTTCTGGCCCATGTGCAGACCGCCGGGGGCACCGCCAGAACGGCCGCGCGAAAGCTCGCCGCCGTCCGCGCCGCCTGCAAGTATTTCGTGCGCGCGGGGCGCATGGAGTCGAATCCGGCCCAGGGCGTGAAGTCGCCGCGCCTCGCCCGGGGCCTCCCCGACGTGCTCACCATCCCCGAGGTCACCGCGCTGGTCGAGGCCCCGGACCTTTCGGAGCCCGCCGGGCTCCGCGACCGGGCCATTCTCGAAACCCTCTACTCCAGCGGCCTGCGCGCGGCGGAGCTCGCCGGGCTGCGATTGGAGCATGTGGACCTGGGGCAGGCCATGTTGAGGGTGCTGGGCAAGCGGAGCAAGGAGCGGCTGGTGCCGCTCGGGTCCATGGCCGTAGCCGCCGTCCGCGACTACCTGTCCGTCCGGAACAGTTTCCACCAGCCCGCCCACGGGATGGTCTTCGTCAACGCGCGCGGCGGCCCCCTGACCACGCGCAGCGTCCAGCGCATTGTGGAGCGGTACGTCCGCATGGTGATTCCCGCGCGGACCGAGGTGTCGCCCCACACCCTGCGCCACACCTTCGCCACCCACATGCTCGACGCCGGGGCCGACCTCCGCGTGGTGCAGGAACTGCTCGGCCACGAGAGCCTGTCCAGCACCCAGATTTACACCCACGTCAGCATGGAGCGCCTCCGCCAGGTCTACCGCGGCGCCCATCCCCACGCCTGA